From the Opitutia bacterium genome, one window contains:
- a CDS encoding asparaginase: MRLRVITAGGTIDKVYFDAASTYEVGEPQIGPLLRDSNVTFDFVVESVLQKDSLAMTDEDRALIRARVEAAPEKLILITHGTDTMTATAAKLQGLADKTVVFTGAMQPARFRDSDAVFNVGCAIGALQVLPPGVYIAMNGVVAAADTVRKNRAASRFEPKS; encoded by the coding sequence ATGCGTCTCCGTGTCATCACCGCCGGTGGAACCATCGACAAGGTCTACTTCGACGCCGCCAGCACCTACGAGGTCGGCGAGCCCCAGATCGGCCCGCTCCTGCGCGACTCGAACGTCACGTTCGACTTCGTCGTCGAATCGGTCCTCCAGAAAGACAGCCTGGCGATGACCGACGAAGACCGCGCCCTGATCCGCGCCCGTGTGGAAGCCGCCCCGGAGAAGCTCATTCTCATCACGCACGGCACCGACACGATGACCGCCACGGCCGCCAAGCTGCAGGGCCTTGCCGACAAAACCGTCGTGTTTACGGGGGCTATGCAACCGGCCCGGTTCCGCGACAGCGATGCGGTCTTCAACGTCGGCTGCGCAATCGGCGCCCTGCAGGTGCTGCCGCCGGGTGTTTACATCGCCATGAACGGCGTTGTCGCCGCGGCCGACACCGTGCGTAAGAACCGCGCCGCAAGCCGTTTCGAGCCGAAAAGCTGA
- a CDS encoding chemotaxis protein CheD, translated as MAGSPTVASLFAQRVVIGVGDMAVSNNAQVILSTYALGSCIGVIAYDPGVKAAGILHLMLPESSISPDKAARQPAMFADTGLPAFFKALAGLRAERSRLRLFVAGGASVIAGTDPFRIGERNTRATLDYLSQQGYVVRRTETGGNINRTVHLEVSSGQVSLKTPTENSQYMLTS; from the coding sequence ATGGCCGGTTCTCCCACAGTCGCTTCGCTGTTTGCCCAACGCGTCGTCATCGGTGTCGGCGACATGGCGGTCTCCAACAACGCGCAGGTGATCCTCAGCACCTACGCGCTCGGGTCCTGCATCGGCGTCATCGCCTACGATCCCGGCGTGAAAGCCGCCGGCATCCTGCACCTGATGCTGCCGGAATCCTCCATTTCGCCGGACAAGGCCGCCCGCCAACCCGCGATGTTTGCCGACACGGGATTGCCCGCGTTTTTCAAGGCCCTTGCCGGCCTCCGCGCCGAGCGCTCGCGACTTCGGCTGTTCGTCGCGGGTGGCGCCAGCGTCATCGCAGGCACCGACCCGTTCCGCATTGGCGAACGCAACACGCGCGCGACGCTCGATTACCTTTCGCAACAGGGCTACGTCGTCCGCCGCACCGAAACCGGCGGCAACATCAACCGCACCGTCCACCTCGAGGTCTCCTCGGGCCAGGTGTCGCTGAAGACGCCCACCGAAAACAGCCAGTATATGCTGACCTCCTGA
- a CDS encoding PQQ-binding-like beta-propeller repeat protein, which translates to MRLSLLVLASVLLAKLSLAAAPAGTDPIEGKWLGRIGDARTNNFSALGLEFQRAASGGLAFSLTLEQLNLYGQAIPGTVTRAGNRYRCDSFDLELKDGQLHGSFGTNHRDITLERVAQLPVDTPIPTDLPPAPAPRWQTQLGGSIYAGPAVHDGFAYVGTTSGVFVAVKTVDGAVAWSFPAGRPIFGEALATDEAVFFVCDNGYLFKLARTDGKELWRYDLGDARISRILPDPIQQADDGFDHRAPRPMLVDGVLYVGAGDGGFHAVRADTGERVWRVQSKGAIRATAAVRGDRVFFGTVGGLVVAVERATGRTLWEAKSPAPVTSSLAFVGDKLISGGRDSVLQALDPATGAQLWKLDFWGSWVESSAVAAPENDGTAYIGSSDLRRVTCFDAADGHIRWRTDVFGSAWGRPLVTDRFVYAALAAEEPYMIRHQGGLAALDRATGRLVWRLAAPNPPGIYNWGFPGSPARAGDLLLIGGINGTLYAFPIE; encoded by the coding sequence ATGCGCCTGTCACTCCTCGTCCTCGCGAGCGTGCTGCTCGCCAAGCTCTCGCTCGCCGCCGCGCCCGCCGGCACCGACCCCATCGAGGGCAAATGGCTCGGTCGCATCGGCGACGCGCGCACGAACAACTTCTCCGCGCTCGGCCTGGAGTTTCAGCGCGCCGCCTCGGGCGGCCTCGCCTTCTCGCTGACGCTCGAGCAACTCAATCTCTACGGCCAAGCCATCCCCGGCACCGTCACGCGCGCGGGCAACCGCTACCGCTGCGATTCCTTCGACCTCGAGCTCAAGGACGGCCAGCTCCACGGCTCCTTCGGAACCAATCATCGCGACATCACTCTCGAACGAGTCGCGCAACTTCCCGTCGACACCCCGATTCCCACCGACCTGCCACCTGCCCCCGCGCCGCGCTGGCAGACCCAGCTCGGGGGCTCGATTTACGCCGGCCCCGCCGTGCACGACGGCTTTGCCTACGTCGGCACGACGAGCGGCGTGTTCGTGGCCGTGAAGACGGTGGACGGTGCGGTCGCGTGGAGTTTTCCGGCCGGTCGGCCGATCTTCGGCGAGGCGCTCGCAACCGACGAAGCGGTGTTCTTCGTCTGCGACAACGGCTATCTCTTCAAACTCGCCCGCACCGACGGCAAGGAACTCTGGCGCTACGATCTCGGTGACGCGCGCATCTCGCGCATCCTCCCCGACCCGATCCAACAAGCGGACGACGGTTTCGATCACCGCGCGCCGCGCCCCATGCTCGTTGATGGCGTGCTCTACGTCGGCGCCGGCGACGGCGGTTTTCACGCGGTGCGAGCCGACACCGGCGAGCGCGTCTGGCGCGTCCAATCGAAAGGCGCGATTCGCGCCACCGCCGCCGTGCGCGGCGACCGGGTTTTCTTCGGCACGGTCGGCGGCCTCGTCGTTGCCGTGGAACGCGCGACGGGCCGAACGCTCTGGGAAGCGAAATCTCCGGCGCCCGTGACGAGCTCGCTGGCTTTCGTGGGCGACAAGCTGATCAGCGGCGGGCGCGACAGCGTGTTGCAAGCGCTCGATCCGGCGACCGGCGCGCAACTCTGGAAGCTCGACTTCTGGGGCTCATGGGTCGAGTCGAGCGCCGTCGCCGCACCGGAGAACGACGGCACTGCCTACATCGGCTCGTCCGACCTGCGCCGCGTCACTTGCTTCGATGCCGCCGACGGACACATCCGTTGGCGCACCGACGTCTTCGGCTCCGCGTGGGGCCGGCCGCTCGTCACGGACCGATTCGTTTACGCCGCGCTCGCTGCGGAGGAGCCCTACATGATCCGACACCAAGGTGGCCTCGCGGCCCTCGACCGCGCGACGGGCCGGCTCGTCTGGCGGCTAGCGGCGCCAAATCCGCCCGGCATCTACAATTGGGGTTTCCCCGGTTCTCCCGCCCGCGCCGGAGACCTCCTCCTCATCGGCGGCATCAACGGCACGCTCTACGCGTTCCCCATCGAATAG
- a CDS encoding tryptophan-rich sensory protein, whose translation MVNRRWFVLLGFLIVTFVAAGIGGAATSSSVTTWYPTLQKPSWNPPSWLFGPVWSALYVLMAVAAWRVSRHTETPGRRHALAWYFGQLALNALWSCLFFGLRSPGLAFAEVLVLWTAIVITGVKFARIDRIAAMLWLPYLAWVSFASVLNGTVWWLNR comes from the coding sequence ATGGTTAACCGGCGTTGGTTCGTTCTGCTTGGATTCCTGATCGTCACGTTCGTGGCCGCAGGCATCGGCGGCGCAGCCACGAGCAGCAGCGTGACCACGTGGTATCCCACGCTGCAGAAACCGTCGTGGAATCCCCCGAGCTGGCTCTTCGGCCCGGTGTGGTCCGCGCTCTACGTGCTGATGGCGGTCGCCGCATGGCGGGTCTCGCGCCACACGGAGACGCCGGGGCGGCGGCACGCGCTCGCATGGTATTTCGGACAACTCGCTCTGAACGCTCTGTGGTCGTGTCTGTTCTTCGGCCTGCGCAGCCCCGGGCTCGCGTTTGCCGAGGTGCTCGTGCTCTGGACCGCGATCGTGATCACGGGAGTGAAGTTCGCGCGCATCGACCGCATCGCCGCCATGTTGTGGCTGCCCTATCTCGCGTGGGTATCGTTCGCCTCGGTGCTGAACGGCACCGTTTGGTGGCTCAACCGCTAG
- a CDS encoding serine hydrolase — translation MKLPACLLLASILASTVLASDAPPPPAASLKTTLENAAAKLPAGGIVSAEIDGANVSYSTFGKLAAPAGVAPERVLFEIGSITKFFTGLLLAQATLDGKVSLDDPITKYLPPDLSLHPNVAAITLRQLSTHTSGLPRLPDNLHPLVPADPYADYLEPQLHDFLGSFKPAKAPPQAADYSNLGAGLLGHLLERAYGVGYAELVRTKITGPLAMNDTTIALTDDQKTRFAVPHSGSVAVLPWNLGVLSGAGALRSTAADLAKFAQALCDEHSPIAAAWKIAREPRAPMGPRGQIGLGIFISERDGRTVYSHGGGTGGFRSHFEFTPATRTALVVLLNNDDPDPAALVAAAHRPPTDTSAAKSAPTPEVAISADELRKFTGVYAIDARARFTVVFDEQGQLRIRLTGQAFLPVNYLGNDRFAAKAVAAQFQFARSADGKVTSITLHQNGREIPAQRTADAPVVNFLPVEKLREYAGTYELAPGTVFEVGVGQRTTTLTVKLTGQPTFPVHNTKPDHFVYDIVDAALTFERDADGRVVAVVLHQNGADQRAPRQAGK, via the coding sequence ATGAAACTGCCCGCGTGTCTGCTTCTGGCTTCGATTCTCGCTTCGACCGTTCTTGCCAGCGATGCACCGCCGCCGCCCGCCGCGTCGTTGAAGACGACGCTCGAAAACGCTGCGGCCAAGCTCCCCGCCGGCGGCATCGTCAGCGCGGAAATCGACGGCGCGAACGTCAGCTACAGCACATTTGGCAAACTCGCCGCGCCGGCCGGTGTGGCACCGGAGCGCGTGTTGTTCGAGATCGGTTCGATCACGAAATTCTTCACCGGCCTGCTGCTGGCGCAGGCGACGCTCGACGGCAAAGTCAGCCTCGACGACCCGATCACGAAGTATCTGCCACCGGACCTGAGCCTTCATCCCAACGTCGCCGCCATCACGCTGCGCCAGCTTTCGACGCACACTTCCGGCCTGCCGCGGCTGCCCGACAATCTCCATCCGCTCGTTCCGGCCGATCCCTACGCCGACTATCTCGAGCCGCAGCTCCACGATTTTCTAGGTTCGTTCAAGCCCGCCAAGGCGCCCCCGCAAGCCGCGGACTATTCGAACCTCGGCGCGGGTTTGCTCGGCCACCTGCTCGAGCGCGCCTACGGTGTCGGCTACGCCGAGCTCGTGCGCACAAAGATCACCGGCCCGCTGGCGATGAACGACACCACCATCGCGCTCACCGACGATCAGAAGACGCGCTTCGCGGTGCCACACTCGGGCAGTGTCGCCGTGTTGCCGTGGAACCTCGGCGTGCTGAGCGGCGCCGGTGCGTTGCGCTCGACGGCGGCCGACCTGGCCAAGTTCGCGCAGGCACTGTGTGACGAACACAGCCCGATCGCGGCCGCATGGAAAATCGCGCGCGAACCGCGCGCCCCGATGGGGCCGCGCGGACAGATCGGGCTCGGCATCTTCATCAGCGAGCGCGACGGGCGCACCGTCTACAGCCACGGAGGCGGCACGGGCGGCTTCCGCTCGCATTTCGAGTTCACGCCCGCCACGCGCACGGCGCTCGTGGTCCTCTTGAACAACGACGACCCGGACCCCGCCGCGTTGGTCGCAGCCGCGCATCGTCCACCGACCGACACCAGCGCCGCGAAATCAGCGCCGACGCCGGAAGTGGCGATCTCTGCGGATGAACTCCGCAAATTCACCGGCGTCTACGCCATCGATGCCCGGGCGCGCTTCACGGTGGTGTTCGACGAGCAAGGTCAGCTGCGCATCAGGCTCACGGGTCAGGCGTTTCTGCCGGTGAACTATCTCGGGAACGATCGTTTCGCGGCGAAGGCCGTGGCCGCGCAGTTCCAGTTCGCCCGCAGCGCCGATGGTAAGGTGACGTCAATCACGCTGCACCAAAACGGACGCGAGATCCCGGCGCAGCGCACGGCGGATGCCCCGGTGGTGAATTTCCTCCCGGTGGAAAAGCTCCGGGAATACGCCGGCACCTACGAACTGGCGCCGGGAACCGTGTTCGAGGTGGGTGTCGGCCAACGCACGACGACGCTGACCGTGAAGCTGACGGGCCAGCCCACCTTCCCCGTGCACAACACGAAACCCGACCACTTCGTCTACGACATCGTGGACGCCGCGCTCACGTTCGAGCGCGATGCCGACGGCCGCGTGGTCGCGGTGGTGCTGCACCAGAACGGTGCCGATCAGCGCGCGCCGAGACAGGCCGGCAAGTAA
- a CDS encoding hemolysin III family protein, with translation MSAPAKHVPSSYPPLEELANRLTHGLGALLSVTGLVLLVVYSSLYGNAWHITSTAIYGATLVLLYSASTIYHSVKSEKWRRRCQRFDHAAIYLLIAGTYTPFVLGPLRGGWGWSLFGVVWGCALVGVVVKFFYAGRGDVLSTILYLAMGWLVVIAAKPLFAALPLGGIWLLLAGGLCYSFGTIFYLWEKLPFNHAVWHLWVLAGSVCHWVAIFGYVVPRAA, from the coding sequence ATGTCCGCTCCCGCCAAACACGTTCCGTCCAGCTATCCGCCGCTCGAAGAGTTGGCCAACCGTCTCACCCACGGTCTCGGTGCGCTGCTCAGCGTCACGGGCTTGGTTTTGCTCGTCGTCTATTCGTCGCTCTATGGCAACGCGTGGCACATCACGAGCACCGCGATCTACGGCGCTACGCTCGTGCTGCTCTACAGCGCGTCCACCATCTACCACTCGGTTAAATCCGAGAAATGGCGCCGTCGCTGCCAGCGTTTCGATCACGCGGCGATCTACCTGCTGATCGCCGGCACCTACACGCCCTTCGTGCTCGGTCCGCTTCGTGGCGGTTGGGGCTGGAGTCTCTTCGGCGTTGTGTGGGGCTGCGCGCTGGTTGGCGTCGTGGTGAAATTCTTCTACGCCGGCCGCGGGGACGTGCTTTCGACGATCCTTTATCTCGCGATGGGCTGGCTCGTGGTCATCGCGGCCAAGCCGTTGTTCGCCGCGCTGCCGCTCGGCGGCATCTGGCTGCTGCTTGCGGGCGGGCTCTGCTACTCGTTCGGCACGATCTTTTATCTCTGGGAAAAACTGCCGTTCAACCACGCCGTCTGGCACCTGTGGGTGCTCGCCGGAAGCGTGTGCCACTGGGTGGCGATCTTCGGCTACGTCGTGCCGCGCGCGGCTTGA
- a CDS encoding LysR family transcriptional regulator: MKSAQGAASDPFTRYTGVELRHLRLVWTVGEERSLTRASERLNLTPSALSHQLRVLEEIVGGPIFHREGKTMRLTPAGEVLLDAAVRVLGTVADAEDRLAKLKQGRAGTVRLSTHCYTGYHWLPAVIRSFRTEHPEADVRVVGEVTHRSLEALYNREIDLSITTEKPERAGMLARAVLRDEVRLLVPHDHALARKLWLEPEEIAREHLLMYASRPEESSLCVDILRPAGEWPRRFTCVQLTEAILELVKAGMGVAALAEWAVKPALADGQLVAKRITRKGWHRTWHAVTWPKAEAGPLVMNFVDHLATEFASRGKAEKISA; this comes from the coding sequence GTGAAATCCGCTCAAGGCGCCGCCAGCGATCCGTTCACCCGCTACACCGGGGTGGAATTGCGGCACCTGCGCCTCGTCTGGACCGTCGGCGAGGAGCGCAGCCTCACCCGCGCCAGCGAACGCCTCAATCTCACGCCCTCCGCGCTCAGCCACCAGTTGCGCGTGCTGGAGGAAATCGTTGGCGGGCCGATCTTCCATCGCGAGGGCAAGACCATGCGCCTCACGCCCGCGGGCGAAGTCCTGCTCGACGCCGCCGTGCGCGTGCTCGGCACCGTCGCCGACGCCGAGGACCGCCTCGCCAAACTCAAGCAGGGGCGCGCCGGCACCGTGCGGCTCAGCACGCATTGCTACACCGGCTACCATTGGCTGCCCGCGGTCATCCGCTCGTTCCGCACCGAGCATCCCGAAGCCGATGTCCGCGTGGTCGGCGAAGTCACGCATCGCTCGCTCGAAGCGCTCTACAACCGCGAAATCGATCTCTCCATCACGACAGAAAAGCCCGAGCGCGCCGGCATGCTCGCTCGCGCCGTGCTGCGCGACGAGGTGCGCCTGCTCGTGCCCCACGATCACGCCCTCGCGCGCAAACTCTGGCTCGAGCCCGAGGAGATCGCGCGCGAGCATCTGCTCATGTATGCCTCGCGCCCGGAGGAATCCTCGCTCTGCGTCGACATCCTGCGCCCCGCCGGCGAGTGGCCGCGACGCTTCACCTGCGTGCAGCTAACCGAGGCGATTCTCGAACTCGTGAAGGCCGGCATGGGCGTCGCCGCGCTCGCCGAGTGGGCCGTTAAGCCCGCGCTCGCCGACGGCCAGCTCGTCGCCAAGCGCATCACGCGCAAGGGCTGGCACCGCACGTGGCACGCCGTCACTTGGCCCAAGGCCGAGGCCGGGCCGCTCGTGATGAACTTCGTCGACCATCTCGCGACCGAATTCGCGTCGCGCGGGAAGGCCGAAAAAATCTCCGCCTGA
- a CDS encoding cytochrome c, with amino-acid sequence MSSENHSHLEQSGASDESIQQVHARLQSNKPEKAEGNPRFPLVLLGIMCCAIFFGSVYLAHYSAHFDAAIYNENQKPSKQAATGPVITPAMLGKRVFTANCMTCHQATGQGVPGVYPPLAGSEFVLDPKHEKHIIKIVLFGLNGPITVKGQNFNSAMTPFGGILKDDQIANVLTYIRSDWGNNAPAITPEQVAAIRAELGARGPWTVEELLKTP; translated from the coding sequence ATGAGCTCCGAAAACCACTCTCACCTCGAGCAGTCCGGCGCGTCCGACGAGTCGATTCAGCAAGTTCACGCGCGCCTGCAGTCGAACAAGCCCGAGAAGGCCGAAGGCAATCCGCGCTTCCCGCTCGTGCTGCTCGGCATCATGTGCTGCGCGATCTTCTTCGGCTCCGTCTATCTCGCGCACTATTCCGCGCACTTCGACGCCGCGATCTACAACGAGAACCAGAAGCCCTCGAAGCAGGCCGCCACCGGTCCGGTCATCACGCCCGCCATGCTCGGCAAGCGCGTGTTCACGGCCAACTGCATGACCTGCCACCAGGCCACCGGCCAAGGCGTCCCCGGCGTTTACCCGCCGCTCGCCGGCTCGGAGTTCGTTTTGGATCCGAAGCACGAGAAGCACATCATCAAGATCGTCCTCTTCGGTTTGAACGGTCCGATCACGGTCAAGGGTCAGAACTTCAACAGCGCAATGACGCCCTTCGGCGGCATCCTAAAGGACGATCAGATCGCCAACGTGCTCACCTACATCCGCTCGGACTGGGGTAACAACGCTCCCGCCATCACGCCCGAGCAGGTTGCCGCCATCCGCGCTGAACTCGGCGCGCGCGGCCCGTGGACGGTTGAGGAACTCCTCAAGACGCCGTAA
- a CDS encoding cbb3-type cytochrome c oxidase subunit II, producing the protein MKNGLALFFGAFAVLALSTGAVLYSAHKQLGSLTQYKDPVDEALHPAPLTGLADQGRAVYQDLGCVSCHTQQVRREGFGGDTARQWGTRQSVARDYIREKTVFLGSSRIGPDLRNVAARAYADEAYLYTILYAPHAVAPGTNMPSYDFLFDVHPVRPGQASPYALKLSGKAAAPAGHEVVPTHRARALVAYLRSLNDSYEYPEAKPFTAEAAKEEGK; encoded by the coding sequence ATGAAAAACGGTCTCGCCCTCTTCTTCGGCGCCTTCGCCGTCCTCGCGCTCTCGACCGGCGCCGTCCTTTATTCCGCGCACAAGCAGCTCGGCTCGCTGACGCAATACAAGGACCCCGTCGACGAAGCCCTTCATCCCGCGCCGCTCACCGGCCTCGCCGACCAAGGCCGCGCCGTCTACCAGGACCTCGGCTGCGTCTCCTGCCACACCCAGCAGGTGCGCCGCGAAGGTTTCGGCGGCGATACCGCCCGCCAGTGGGGCACTCGCCAGAGCGTCGCCCGCGACTACATCCGCGAGAAGACCGTGTTCCTCGGCTCCAGCCGCATCGGCCCCGACCTGCGCAATGTCGCCGCCCGCGCCTACGCCGACGAGGCCTACCTCTACACGATCCTCTACGCGCCGCACGCCGTCGCCCCCGGCACGAATATGCCGAGCTACGACTTCCTCTTCGACGTCCACCCGGTCCGTCCCGGCCAAGCTTCGCCCTACGCGCTGAAGCTTTCCGGCAAGGCCGCGGCTCCCGCCGGTCACGAAGTCGTCCCGACGCACCGCGCCCGCGCGCTCGTCGCGTATCTGCGCAGCCTGAACGACTCCTACGAGTATCCCGAAGCCAAGCCCTTCACCGCCGAAGCCGCGAAGGAGGAGGGCAAATAA
- a CDS encoding cbb3-type cytochrome c oxidase subunit I, with the protein MNSTVPNARAEQQEIDASAKWPVLVFFSQAIAWLLIGGALQLIAATQLHTPNFLGFLSGCEWFTYGRVNAAANVVLTYGWGFNAGLGVALWLMARLSAAALRHGGWLIVACKAWNITLGLGMLGILLGGTTSFELLEMPRAITLMMLVCYAAMGVWAITTFSVRNTDNVFASQWYIFGAVLWFPWLFAVAQTMLFCVPTHGVVQAIVDAWYVNGIYGLWFTPLALACAYYFVPKVTGKPIHNYYLAGIGFWWLVVCTAFAGGSRLIGGPVPAWVATLGAVANYLIVPAVVILFTNFFKTLASGFGDAKGSVTFKFTFLSIVAFFFGAVLNLVLSNRGFAIDTQFTLIPELRDWVISYACFSTAMFGAAYFIIPRLAGRPWHSSALVTIHYWLTLVGIICIVVGVGYAGSEQGHLLNTNAPFADITAMLKPWLAFRTVSLMVLLVGHVAFAINFFWTAFNSVIETGPKAEFANPPAMATTASEGQHA; encoded by the coding sequence ATGAATTCCACCGTCCCCAACGCTCGCGCCGAGCAGCAGGAGATCGACGCCTCCGCCAAGTGGCCCGTTCTCGTGTTCTTCAGCCAGGCCATCGCCTGGTTGCTCATCGGCGGCGCGCTCCAACTCATCGCCGCCACGCAGCTGCACACGCCGAACTTCCTCGGCTTCCTCTCCGGCTGCGAGTGGTTCACTTACGGCCGCGTCAACGCCGCCGCGAACGTCGTCCTCACCTACGGCTGGGGCTTCAACGCCGGCCTCGGCGTCGCGCTCTGGCTCATGGCCCGCCTCTCCGCCGCCGCCCTCCGCCACGGCGGCTGGCTCATCGTCGCCTGCAAGGCCTGGAACATCACCCTCGGCCTCGGCATGCTCGGCATCCTCCTGGGCGGCACGACATCCTTCGAGCTCCTCGAGATGCCGCGCGCCATCACCCTCATGATGCTCGTGTGCTACGCCGCCATGGGCGTGTGGGCGATCACCACCTTCAGCGTCCGCAACACCGACAACGTGTTCGCCTCGCAGTGGTATATCTTCGGCGCCGTCCTCTGGTTTCCGTGGCTCTTCGCCGTCGCGCAGACGATGCTCTTCTGCGTGCCGACGCACGGCGTCGTGCAGGCCATCGTCGACGCCTGGTATGTGAACGGCATTTACGGCCTGTGGTTCACGCCGCTCGCGCTCGCCTGCGCCTACTACTTCGTCCCGAAGGTCACCGGCAAGCCGATCCACAACTACTACCTCGCCGGCATCGGCTTCTGGTGGCTCGTGGTCTGCACCGCGTTCGCCGGCGGCTCGCGCCTCATCGGCGGCCCGGTTCCCGCGTGGGTCGCGACCCTCGGCGCGGTGGCCAACTACCTCATCGTTCCCGCCGTCGTCATCCTCTTCACGAACTTCTTCAAGACGCTCGCCAGCGGTTTCGGCGACGCCAAGGGCAGTGTCACCTTCAAGTTCACCTTCCTGAGCATCGTCGCCTTCTTCTTCGGCGCCGTCCTGAACCTCGTGCTCTCCAACCGCGGCTTCGCCATCGACACGCAGTTCACCCTCATCCCCGAGCTGCGCGACTGGGTGATCTCCTACGCGTGCTTCTCGACCGCCATGTTCGGCGCGGCCTACTTCATCATCCCGCGCCTCGCCGGCCGTCCGTGGCACTCGTCCGCGCTCGTCACGATTCACTACTGGCTGACGCTCGTGGGCATCATCTGCATCGTGGTCGGCGTCGGTTACGCCGGCTCGGAACAGGGGCACCTGCTCAACACGAACGCGCCTTTCGCCGACATCACGGCGATGCTCAAGCCCTGGCTCGCCTTCCGCACCGTCTCGCTGATGGTCCTGCTCGTCGGCCACGTCGCCTTCGCCATCAACTTCTTCTGGACCGCCTTCAACTCCGTCATCGAGACGGGCCCGAAGGCTGAGTTCGCCAATCCGCCCGCCATGGCCACGACCGCCTCGGAGGGGCAGCACGCATGA
- a CDS encoding cytochrome c: MRYAYYTLLFAVALTISIAGFRGMRSTQPPLVVFPDMDVQGKYKPQAASKFFADGRTDRPAPAGTVPRGRSTAADPDFLRADDAHYLGKNADGSFVKGFPIEVTETMIRRGQNRYAIYCAPCHGVNGDGQGITKAYGMVATPTYHDDRLRLMAEGELFNTITNGKNTMSPYADKLSPDERWAVIAYVRALQRAHNAKLDDVPLANRGELK; the protein is encoded by the coding sequence ATGCGTTACGCCTACTACACGCTCCTCTTCGCCGTCGCCCTGACGATCTCGATCGCGGGCTTCCGTGGCATGCGCTCGACGCAGCCACCGCTCGTCGTGTTTCCGGACATGGACGTTCAGGGCAAATACAAGCCGCAAGCCGCCTCGAAGTTCTTCGCCGACGGACGCACCGATCGCCCCGCTCCCGCCGGCACCGTGCCGCGCGGCCGCAGCACCGCCGCCGATCCGGACTTCCTCCGCGCCGACGATGCCCACTACCTCGGCAAAAACGCCGACGGCTCCTTCGTGAAGGGTTTCCCGATCGAAGTCACCGAGACGATGATCCGTCGCGGCCAAAATCGCTACGCGATCTATTGCGCGCCGTGCCACGGCGTGAACGGCGACGGCCAGGGCATCACCAAGGCCTACGGCATGGTCGCCACGCCGACCTACCATGACGACCGCCTCCGCCTCATGGCCGAGGGCGAGCTCTTCAACACCATCACCAACGGCAAGAACACGATGTCGCCCTACGCCGACAAGCTCTCGCCCGACGAGCGCTGGGCCGTCATCGCCTACGTCCGCGCCCTCCAACGCGCCCACAATGCGAAGCTCGACGATGTCCCGCTCGCGAACCGAGGGGAGCTGAAATAA
- a CDS encoding DUF3341 domain-containing protein — MKKTYGLIAAFDTVPALYHACEHVRDAGYSKWDSLTPFPVHGLDAAMGMRRSRVPRFSLAGGITGFCTGMSLIWFTGAFDYPLIVGGKPYFSPMFAFPVSYELTILFTAFATIIGMFLLNGLPMHYHPVMKAPQFVRALDDRFFIVIEANDPKFNATATRELLAKIGGQDIAELEE, encoded by the coding sequence ATGAAAAAGACTTACGGACTCATCGCCGCCTTCGACACCGTGCCCGCGCTCTACCACGCGTGCGAGCACGTGCGCGACGCCGGCTACTCCAAATGGGACTCGCTCACGCCGTTCCCCGTGCACGGCCTCGACGCCGCCATGGGCATGCGCCGTTCGCGCGTGCCGCGCTTCTCGCTCGCCGGCGGCATCACCGGCTTTTGCACCGGCATGAGCCTCATCTGGTTCACCGGTGCGTTCGACTACCCGCTCATCGTGGGCGGCAAGCCCTACTTCTCGCCCATGTTCGCCTTCCCGGTGAGCTATGAGCTGACGATTCTCTTCACCGCGTTCGCGACCATCATCGGCATGTTCCTGCTGAACGGTCTGCCGATGCACTACCACCCGGTGATGAAAGCGCCGCAATTCGTGCGCGCGCTCGACGACCGCTTCTTCATCGTGATCGAGGCCAACGACCCGAAATTCAACGCCACCGCCACCCGCGAGCTGCTCGCGAAGATCGGCGGCCAGGACATCGCGGAGCTGGAGGAATAA